Within the Candidatus Nitrospira nitrificans genome, the region CGAGGCTGGGAGTTGGTCAAAACGAGAGACTTCGGCTTTTTGTTCGCCGGCCAAACGATCTCTCAGATCGGTGACAGTCTTAACAAGGTCGCGTTGCTTTGGTTTGTGTACGACCTCACCGGCTCGGCGCTCAAGATGGCGGTGGTCGGACTGCTCCAAACACTACCCCCCCTGCTGTTTGGGCCGCTCATTGGTGTCTATCTGGATCGCGTTCGAAAGAAACCGGTGATGATCGGGGTGGACCTTCTCCGAACCCTGATGGTGCTCCTGATCCCGGTGCTCTTTGCCATGGGAGCCTTGTCGCTGGATCGGCTGTACATTCTTGTGTTTGCCACCGCAATCTTTTCCACGATTTTCGGCCCGGCTTTGACCTCGGCGGTTCCTCTCATTGTGCCCAAAGAGCGGCTGATCGCCGCCAATGCGTTGCTGCAGACGACGACCAACGTTGGACTGCTGGTGGGGCCTGCCGTCAGCGGCCTCGGGATCGCGCTCATCGGAGCGCAAAACGTGCTGTATGTCGATGCGGCCACGTTTTTCATCTCCGCGCTTTGCCTGTTCCCCATTCGGGTGCATGAAACGATCGACCGTTTCCGTGTTGCAAGTAAAGGGTTGACGGAAGGCATCGCCGGCGATTTGATGGCGGGTTTCCGTTTCGTGTTCGTTGAACAGAAGACGGTCACGCTTCTCATGTTGACGGCCACCCTCTATAGTGTCGGCATCAGCGCCTTCATCTTTCTATTGCCGGTCTTTGCGAAAGATGTGCTTGGCGTGGGGCCGATCCAACTCGGATGGCTGTGGTCGTCGCTCGGCGTCGGCATGTTGCTCGCGTCTCTCAGTTTGACATCCATTGCGCAGGGAGACGTGCCGTGGCGTCTGCGATTCATGTCCGGCGCCTTGGCGGTCGGCGGCATTGCCGTTGCCGCGCTTGGTTTCTTCGATGCTCCGGTCGCCGCCGGAATCTTGCTCGCGGTGATCGGGGGAAGCACCGCCATGTTTACACCGTTGGTGTGGACGATGCTTCAAGAACTGACGCCGGAACATCTGCTCGGGCGAGTCTTTACGAGTTTCGCCACCGGCGGAATGGCCTCATCGATGGCTGGAATGGCCGGTTTTGGATGGGCGGCGGATCACATGGGTCCTGCCGCCAGTTTAGGAGGGATCAGTCTCATTCTTCTTCTGACGGCCGCGACTGCGTGGCTCTTCAGCTTCTATAAAGCACACCCCCGAGGATTGGCCGTTTCTCCATCCGGCTCCTTCACCCCGCAACCAAGCGCTGCCCAATCATAGAAACAGGCACTCACGACCTGCTGAACGACGAGACAGAAGCCTCCGGCTCAACCGGAGGCGCGTCGATCAGATCAGTTCCCTTACGAGAGGGGTTCTCTCGCCCGTGCGCAGATGACAGAGCATTGTGAGCAAGCTACAATGCCTGAGACAATCTCAGAAGTGTATTCACGAGGAGGACTCGCACGATGATCACGTCGTCGAGAGCGCTGATCGTTCTGGGTATGAATTTGTTGTTCCTGGTGTCGATCGGCGTGGGTTCAGCGTTCTCCGAGACACAAGAAAAAGAAGGCGCGGCGGACGCAAAGCCGCAGTCCGCTCCTGCGCCGAAGGCGGACACGTCGACCGAGCACAAAGAGGTCGTGCCGGAAAAGCATGCGCCTCGTCCCCAACACCCCCCGGCCTCGCCCGACAGTCCGTCGGCGCCGCACAAGCCATCGTCTGAACCAAAAACGCCATCACCGCTTGTTCCTCCAGTCAAGACTGATGGGACGCCCGACTCGGAGATCAAAGAAAAGGAGTCAGCCAAAGAGAAAGAACCTGTCCCCGAGAAGGAGTCAGTCAAAGAGAAGGAATCAGCGCAGGAGAAAGAGCCAACCAAAGAGAAGGAGTCGGTCAAGGAGAAGCAACCGGCCAAAGAAAAGCATCCGGCCAAAGAAAAACAGCCGGTCAAAGAGAAAGAGTCAACCAAAGAGAAAGAGCCGGTCAAAGAGAAGGAGCCGATCAAAGAGAAAGAGTCGGTCAAGGAGAAAGAGCCAGGGAAGGAGACGCCCAAGAAGACGCTGGGCTCGCTGATCCTGTCGGTCAAACTTGCGCTGATGGGAGATCCAAGACTCTTTCACTACGAGATTGAAGCAGAGGACAATCAACAGACTCTTACCTTGACCGGGCGTGTATCGACGGAAGAAGAAAAAACGGCGGCGACAGAGGTGGCGCAGGTTGTCCCAGGCGTCAAAACCATCGTGAACAAGCTGGCCGTGGAGAAAGATCTGGCAAAAGCGTTGTTGAAGAAGCAGGACGAAATCCTTACCGCCATGATCAAGGAACGATTCGCCAAGAGTGTCACCCTGAAAGCGGCGAATTTCGAGGTGAAAACGGAGGACGGTATCGTCCAGCTCAACGGAACCGTGCGTTTTCAGGTTATCGCACTCGAAGCTGCCGAGACAGCCCGGCAAGTGCCGGGTGTTCGAGCCGTGAACACCGAGAAGATACGGCTGGAGGGTGAGAGCTGATGCAGAGCCGCTCCGGCTCATTGGCTGGCGCTCCCCCCGCAGCGGAACAGGCAAATACCCGCTTGGTCGAGAATCGTCCACTCCTCCTGACCCGTGATTTCGGACTCGTGTGGTCCGGACAACTGATCTCTCAAATAGGCGACGGTGTCTCCAAACTGGCCCTGTTGTGGTTTGTCTATGCCGTCACCGGGTCGCCGCTGAAGACCTCTATCATCGGGCTGCTCCAGACGATCCCCCCGATCGTTCTCGGTCCTCTCATCGGCGTGTATGTCGATCGTCTTCCGAAAAAGGTGCTGCTGATCACCAGCGATGTGTTGCGCGCCTTGCTGATCGGGTTGATTCCTTGTCTCATCCCTGTGGAATCCTTCACCGTATCGGTGCTGTACCTACTGGTGTTGCTCCATGCCATTGCCACGGCGGTGTTCGGCCCGGCGCTGACGGCCGCGATCCCCGCATTCGTGCCGAAGACGCAATTCACGGCCGCCAACGCCCTTCTGCAAGGTACCACCAGTCTCGGTATTATTTTCGGCCCCGCGCTCAGCGGGCTCGGCA harbors:
- a CDS encoding MFS transporter, yielding MSDVCTTPSQGTGSTPSRGRGWELVKTRDFGFLFAGQTISQIGDSLNKVALLWFVYDLTGSALKMAVVGLLQTLPPLLFGPLIGVYLDRVRKKPVMIGVDLLRTLMVLLIPVLFAMGALSLDRLYILVFATAIFSTIFGPALTSAVPLIVPKERLIAANALLQTTTNVGLLVGPAVSGLGIALIGAQNVLYVDAATFFISALCLFPIRVHETIDRFRVASKGLTEGIAGDLMAGFRFVFVEQKTVTLLMLTATLYSVGISAFIFLLPVFAKDVLGVGPIQLGWLWSSLGVGMLLASLSLTSIAQGDVPWRLRFMSGALAVGGIAVAALGFFDAPVAAGILLAVIGGSTAMFTPLVWTMLQELTPEHLLGRVFTSFATGGMASSMAGMAGFGWAADHMGPAASLGGISLILLLTAATAWLFSFYKAHPRGLAVSPSGSFTPQPSAAQS
- a CDS encoding BON domain-containing protein, with the protein product MITSSRALIVLGMNLLFLVSIGVGSAFSETQEKEGAADAKPQSAPAPKADTSTEHKEVVPEKHAPRPQHPPASPDSPSAPHKPSSEPKTPSPLVPPVKTDGTPDSEIKEKESAKEKEPVPEKESVKEKESAQEKEPTKEKESVKEKQPAKEKHPAKEKQPVKEKESTKEKEPVKEKEPIKEKESVKEKEPGKETPKKTLGSLILSVKLALMGDPRLFHYEIEAEDNQQTLTLTGRVSTEEEKTAATEVAQVVPGVKTIVNKLAVEKDLAKALLKKQDEILTAMIKERFAKSVTLKAANFEVKTEDGIVQLNGTVRFQVIALEAAETARQVPGVRAVNTEKIRLEGES